A region of Dioscorea cayenensis subsp. rotundata cultivar TDr96_F1 chromosome 5, TDr96_F1_v2_PseudoChromosome.rev07_lg8_w22 25.fasta, whole genome shotgun sequence DNA encodes the following proteins:
- the LOC120260561 gene encoding nuclear transport factor 2-like yields MASQTAAPAGSPPSPQVVGNAFVQQYYHILHQSPELVYRFYQDGSKLGRPEPHGAMSCITTMQAINEKIQSMDYGEYRAEIKTVDSQDSLNGGVLVLVTGYLTGKDNVKRDFTQSFFLATQDKGYFVLNDIFRYVDEADGTNNLQGNLSVANGTASLQSDEQESGMPQDESVAEDAISLPREEEEEEEEEEEEVVDDVEECNPSDNGVSGVEEEPPVDDVIDEIPNNSQTVVVDTSPVTLKEEGPKKSYASIVKVPPLSASTSTLRQVPVITERQTPPAPTSVPAVEIPAAVSSATETSSIQEAEADGHSIYIKSLPLNATPAQLEEEFKKFGPIKPNGIQVRSHKPQGFCFGFVEFEVASAVQRAIEASPIMIGGRQAYVEEKRPSGSRGVGGGSRGRFSPGRGSGGFRNEGMRGRGSYGGGRGYGRGDFNNRAEYGGRGGGRGVSSGRGGEIGYQRVDHMGSSGSRGGRSGQLTTSPRGVTPRVPAPA; encoded by the exons ATGGCCTCTCAGACCGCAGCTCCTGCTGGATCACCACCCTCGCCGCAAGTG GTTGGGAACGCGTTTGTTCAGCAATATTATCATATTCTCCATCAATCGCCGGAGCTGGTGTATAGGTTTTACCAGGATGGTAGCAAGCTCGGCAGGCCTGAGCCTCATGGCGCCATGAGTTGCATCACCACCATGCAA GCCATCAATGAGAAGATACAGTCCATGGATTATGGCGAGTACCGGGCAGAAATAAAGACGGTGGACTCGCAGGACTCGCTTAATGGTGGGGTGCTTGTTCTCGTGACAGGGTACCTTACGGGAAAGGATAATGTGAAGAGGGACTTCACGCAGTCATTCTTCCTTGCCACACAAGACAAGGGATACTTTGTCCTCAATGACATCTTCCGTTATGTGGATGAGGCCGATGGGACCAATAATCTTCAGGGAAATCTGAGCGTGGCCAATGGGACTGCTTCCCTGCAATCTGATGAACAAG AATCTGGGATGCCTCAGGACGAAAGTGTTGCTGAAGATGCCATTTCCCTACcaagagaggaggaggaggaggaggaagaggaggaagaggaggttgttgatgatgttgaagagTGTAATCCATCAGATAATGGAGTTTCCGGCGTGGAGGAGGAACCCCCAGTGGATGATGTGATTGATGAAATTCCAAACAATTCTCAGACAGTGGTGGTGGATACAAGTCCTGTAACATTAAAGGAGGAAGGGCCGAAGAAATCTTATGCTTCAATT GTGAAAGTTCCTCCCCTTTCTGCTTCAACTTCAACTCTTAGGCAAGTTCCCGTTATCACAGAAAGACAGACGCCCCCTGCTCCTACCTCAGTCCCTGCAGTGGAAATTCCTGCTGCCGTTTCTAGCGCTACTGAAACCAGTAGCATCCAGGAGGCAGAAG CTGATGGTCATTCCATATACATTAAAAGTCTACCGCTGAATGCTACCCCTGCCCAACTTGAGGAGGAGTTCAAGAAGTTTGGACCCATTAAGCCTAATGGCATCCAAGTTAGAAGCCACAAG CCACAAGGGTTCTGTTTTGGTTTTGTAGAGTTTGAGGTTGCCAGTGCTGTCCAAAGAGCTATAGAG GCTTCACCTATAATGATTGGTGGTCGCCAGGCTTATGTTGAAGAAAAGCGGCCTAGTGGTTCACGAGGAG TTGGTGGTGGTAGCAGAGGAAGGTTTTCACCTGGAAGAGGTAGTGGTGGGTTTCGAAATGAAGGGATGAGGGGGCGTGGGAGCTACGGTGGCGGGAGAGGTTATGGGAGGGGAGATTTTAACAACCGGGCTGAATATGGAGGCAGAGGCGGTGGCCGTGGTGTGTCTTCAGGTCGTGGAGGTGAGATTGGGTACCAGAGGGTTGATCACATGGGATCCAGTGGCAGCCGTGGAGGTCGCTCTGGTCAGTTGACGACCTCTCCGAGAGGCGTCACGCCTCGTGTTCCCGCTCCGGCCTAA
- the LOC120260562 gene encoding ninja-family protein AFP1-like, which produces MAPFIDREKLYLSLGLSLSTSTSTSTSTPTKLSMPPMINKRTEVEKTRKRSNPNNPNPSYFGLASLPVFPVQYVPAIDGYGFPCMVPFPVGLVPHLPLMQFSAPNDTGVKRSYSWPSSESYSDSHDQGGGSSSSSNKDSNQSIERKKQKLQAVEGSMKLPQVPSENSISTKTNESINVKLDNNNNGSSNNNDEELMALVSTRGDGPNGTRTIYGYLKRSCKRSDGSVISIECGCHGTSFSPAEFVRHAGGTETANPLRSIVVSSRRSRW; this is translated from the exons ATGGCACCTTTCATTGATAGAGAGAAGTTATATCTCAGCCTTGGTTTATCTctctccacctccacctccacctccacctctaCCCCCACAAAGCTTTCAATGCCCCCCATGATCAACAAGAGAACGGAAGTGGAGAAAACAAGGAAGAGATCAAACCCtaataaccctaatcctagttaCTTTGGTTTGGCTAGTCTTCCTGTTTTTCCAGTCCAGTATGTTCCAGCGATTGATGGTTATGGGTTCCCATGTATGGTTCCATTCCCGGTTGGACTTGTTCCTCATCTTCCACTTATGCAGTTCTCTGCTCCAAATGACACTGGGGTTAAAAGATCTTATTCATGGCCTTCATCAGAGTCTTATTCTGATTCCCATGATCAAG GAGGAGGGAGTAGCAGCAGCAGTAACAAAGACTCAAACCAGAgtattgaaagaaagaaacaaaagctACAAGCAGTGGAAGGATCAATGAAACTCCCACAAGTGCCATCAGAGAATAGCATTTCAACCAAGACTAATGAGTCCATAAATGTTAagcttgataataataataatggtagtAGTAATAACAATGATGAAGAATTAATGGCATTAGTCTCCACCAGGGGTGATGGTCCTAATGGGACCAGAACCATATATGGGTACTTGAAGAGGTCATGCAAGAGATCTGATGGTTCAGTTATTAGCATTGAGTGCGGTTGCCATGGAACCTCATTTTCACCTGCTGAGTTTGTAAGGCACGCTGGAGGCACAGAGACGGCAAACCCATTGAGGAGCATTGTGGTTAGTTCTAGGCGTTCAAGATGGTAA
- the LOC120262223 gene encoding PLASMODESMATA CALLOSE-BINDING PROTEIN 3-like — translation MGVGSPVVILKLVLTVIMVLGTAEAASWCVARSGASATALQSALDYACGAGAADCVPILPNGLCYLPNTLQSHASYAFNGYFQRSNQAPGSCDFSGTATTTISDPSYGSCTYPSSAGSAGGTTPPPPNTPNSPFTPSPPVTPSPGAFTPGFSPPNFNFSPPSFGSPDDTSKAPPCLSFFFFSGLLYQLLLVLF, via the exons ATGGGGGTCGGGTCACCGGTGGTGATCTTAAAGCTAGTGCTCACCGTGATCATGGTGCTGGGCACCGCCGAAGCGGCGTCGTGGTGCGTGGCGCGCAGCGGCGCGTCGGCGACGGCGCTTCAGAGCGCGCTCGACTACGCCTGCGGAGCCGGCGCCGCCGACTGCGTCCCCATCCTTCCCAACGGTCTCTGCTACCTCCCCAACACCCTCCAATCCCACGCCTCCTACGCCTTTAATGGCTACTTCCAGCGATCCAACCAGGCTCCCGGCTCCTGCGACTTCTCCGGCaccgccaccaccaccatctCCGATCCCA GTTATGGATCATGCACATATCCTTCATCAGCAGG AAGTGCTGGCGGAACAACTCCACCACCTCCAAACACACCCAATTCACCGTTCACACCAAGTCCGCCAGTCACACCAAGCCCTGGCGCGTTCACCCCTGGCTTTAGTCCACCAAACTTTAACTTTAGCCCACCCAGCTTTGGATCGCCCGACGACACATCCAAAGCTCCTCCTTGcctctcatttttcttcttctctggcTTATTATATCAGCTTCTTCTGGTTCTCTTCTGa
- the LOC120262224 gene encoding uncharacterized protein LOC120262224 isoform X1, translating to MAETHRQAPPDGNAPEIRSSDGWKARIVFPTLLGGVVGGGFGLISKHRRAHAASLAANLAIVAGCYCGARELARDARKSESDDLTNSVIGGISSGALLGRLQGGQLGAIRYAIIFATVGTTLDYATIRLKPHFNNFLDTIRQSANSDWTLPKWSPIQVLDEEALAAKRAREEQLHSQRVPELNLVGDAGMCG from the exons ATGGCGGAAACCCATCGGCAAGCGCCGCCGGACGGCAACGCGCCAGAGATCCGATCATCGGATGGATGGAAAGCGCGAATCGTGTTCCCCACGCTCCTCGGAG GTGTGGTTGGTGGAGGATTTGGACTGATTTCGAAGCACAGGAGGGCGCATGCTGCATCTTTAGCTGCCAATTTGGCAATTGTTGCTGGTTGTTATTGCG GGGCACGTGAACTTGCAAGAGATGCTCGAAAGTCAGAATCGGATGACCTTACGAACTCTGTAATTGGAGGTATTTCAAGTGGAGCTTTACTGGGGAGGCTTCAAG GTGGTCAGTTAGGTGCTATTCGGTATGCTATAATTTTTGCCACTGTGGGCACAACATTAGATTATGCAACGATCCGGCTGAAGCCACACTTCAACAATTTTTTGGACACTATTCGGCAGAGTGCGAATTCAGACTGGACTTTGCCAAAGTGGTCACCAATTCAAGTACTCGATGAAGAGGCTCTTGCTGCAAAACGTGCACGGGAAGAACAGCTTCATTCTCAGAGAGTCCCAg AGCTAAATTTGGTTGGGGATGCCGGGATGTGCGGTTAA
- the LOC120260312 gene encoding nod factor hydrolase protein 1-like encodes MHHFILLLTLAFTYLNQSQQQQQQCIINGNNTQVRAGYWFSNSNHYSPVSQINTSLYTHLYYYSLSVDETNFVVSLPTEDQLPLFTTFSSTLKSNNPSLKTLLSIGTHEHANNASNSAISTMVSDQTHRAVFINSSLQLARAHGFDGLDFAWQFPSSQHDMSNLEDLLAEWRHSINDDAKNSPAATLLLTATVYFSDHLFSEDSNNVDYPIDAISNNVDWANVLCFNYHKEGDVTAADAALFDQVSHFSTSYGVVSWLDAGVPPCKLLLGVPLFGRSWFLKNKMKNGFGAQVVAAGPRLKLSNQTGIMAYFEITEMLEDTNSIMIYDNRTGSSYFSNGGLWVTFDSLEVIEQKIDFALQNGLLGYFLWPISYDTTNYTASRQAINVWTRDYGSVAAGVEFGLKHGNSPVEFAAGGGAPPQSSRSVRNLQTIYAFHLCFYLQLFLPYYCASI; translated from the exons ATGCACCATTTTATCCTTCTTCTAACACTAGCCTTCACCTATttaaatcaatctcaacaacaacaacaacaatgcatCATCAATGGCAACAACACTCAAGTGAGAGCTGGTTACTGGTTTTCCAACTCAAACCATTACTCCCCTGTTTCTCAGATCAACACTTCTCTTTACACTCATCTTTACTACTACTCACTCTCTGTAGATGAAACCAACTTTGTTGTCAGCCTCCCAACTGAAGACCAGCTCCCTCTGTTCACAACCTTCTCCTCCACCCTCAAGAGTAACAATCCTTCTCTCAAGACCCTGCTTTCCATTGGCACCCATGAACATGCAAACAATGCCTCCAATTCAGCCATCTCTACAATGGTATCTGACCAAACTCACAGAGCAGTGTTCATCAATTCCTCCCTACAACTTGCCAGGGCACATGGTTTTGATGGTTTGGATTTTGCATGGCAATTCCCATCTTCTCAACATGACATGTCCAACCTTGAGGACTTACTTGCAGAGTGGAGACACAGTATCAATGACGACGCGAAGAATTCCCCGGCAGCAACACTGCTTTTAACAGCAACTGTCTACTTCTCAGACCATTTATTCAGTGAAGACAGCAACAATGTAGACTACCCAATTGACGCTATATCGAATAACGTTGATTGGGCTAATGTgctttgttttaattatcaCAAGGAAGGCGATGTCACAGCAGCTGATGCAGCACTGTTTGATCAGGTTTCCCATTTCTCTACAAGTTATGGTGTTGTTTCTTGGTTGGATGCTGGTGTTCCTCCTTGCAAGCTATTGTTAGGCGTGCCTCTGTTCGGACGATCTTGGTTTCTCAAGAATAAGATGAAGAATGGATTCGGTGCACAAGTTGTAGCTGCCGGACCGAGGCTGAAGCTCAGTAATCAAACCGGCATTATGGCTTATTTTGAGATCACAGAGATGTTGGAGGATACCAATTCTATCATGATTTATGATAATCGAACAGGTTCTTCGTATTTCAGCAATGGTGGTCTTTGGGTCACCTTTGATAGTCTGGAAGTTATAGAGCAGAAGATCGACTTTGCTTTGCAGAATGGATTGCTTGGCTATTTCTTATGGCCTATCAGTTATGATACTACAAATTACACTGCATCCAGACAAG CTATAAATGTGTGGACTAGAGATTATGGTTCTGTTGCTGCAGGTGTTGAATTTGGGTTAAAACATGGAAATTCACCTGTTGAATTTGCAGCAGGAGGTGGTGCTCCCCCACAATCATCAAGATCAGTTAGAAATCTTCAAACAATTTATGCTtttcatttgtgtttttatcttcaATTGTTTCTTCCTTATTACTGTGCAAGTATCTGA
- the LOC120262224 gene encoding uncharacterized protein LOC120262224 isoform X2 has product MAETHRQAPPDGNAPEIRSSDGWKARIVFPTLLGGVVGGGFGLISKHRRAHAASLAANLAIVAGCYCGARELARDARKSESDDLTNSVIGGISSGALLGRLQGGQLGAIRYAIIFATVGTTLDYATIRLKPHFNNFLDTIRQSANSDWTLPKWSPIQVLDEEALAAKRAREEQLHSQRVPEENQKKLI; this is encoded by the exons ATGGCGGAAACCCATCGGCAAGCGCCGCCGGACGGCAACGCGCCAGAGATCCGATCATCGGATGGATGGAAAGCGCGAATCGTGTTCCCCACGCTCCTCGGAG GTGTGGTTGGTGGAGGATTTGGACTGATTTCGAAGCACAGGAGGGCGCATGCTGCATCTTTAGCTGCCAATTTGGCAATTGTTGCTGGTTGTTATTGCG GGGCACGTGAACTTGCAAGAGATGCTCGAAAGTCAGAATCGGATGACCTTACGAACTCTGTAATTGGAGGTATTTCAAGTGGAGCTTTACTGGGGAGGCTTCAAG GTGGTCAGTTAGGTGCTATTCGGTATGCTATAATTTTTGCCACTGTGGGCACAACATTAGATTATGCAACGATCCGGCTGAAGCCACACTTCAACAATTTTTTGGACACTATTCGGCAGAGTGCGAATTCAGACTGGACTTTGCCAAAGTGGTCACCAATTCAAGTACTCGATGAAGAGGCTCTTGCTGCAAAACGTGCACGGGAAGAACAGCTTCATTCTCAGAGAGTCCCAg AAGAGAACCAGAAGAAGCTGATATAA